GCCCTTGCAGCCCACTCAGCCTGCACAGTCTACACAGCCTGTCCAGCCTGTGCAGTCCACACAGCCTGCACAGCCCACGCAGCCCTGCCAGCCCTCCCAGCTCAGCCAGCCAGGCCAGCCACCAAGCAGCAAGATGCCTCAGGTCTCCCAGGAGGCGAAGGGGACCCAGACGGGAGTCGAACAGCCTCGTCTCCCAACCGTCCCTACAAACAGGCCAGCTGAGCCTCATGCCCAGGTCCAGAGGGCACAGGCAGAAACAAGTCAGACCTCCTATCCGTCGCCTGTGTCTGTCTCCATGAAGCCTGACCTCCCGGCCCCTCTCCCAGCTCAGGCTGCCCCAAAGCAGCCGTCGTTTGTCCCCACGACCTCAAGCCCCAGCACCCCTCCAGGACTGGCCCTGACGCACACTGAAGCCCAGGCCACCCCCAAGCCAGATTCTTCTCCACACTTGACTTCCCAGAGGCCTGTGGACATGGTCCAGCTTCTGAAGGTAAGCCTGGCCAGGGCCCCTGCCCCGCTCCCCTCCGAGCCCTGCGCGGCGTTCAGTGCCCTGAAGCCCCCACTTAGACTAGCGAGCTGTTGCCCGGGGCCACGTCCGGCGGGGCTCTGCTCTCCAGCCCTGCGCTCACTTCCTGTCTATCTCCCCGAGAGCAGAAGTACCCCATTGTGTGGCAGGGCCTGCTGGCCCTCAAGAACGACACGGCTGCCGTGCAGCTCCACTTTGTCTCCGGCAACAACGTCCTGGCACATCGGTCTCTGCCGCTTTCTGAAGGAGGCCCCCCGCTGAGGATTGCCCAGAGGATGCGGCTGGAGACCTCCCAGCTGGAAGGGGTTGCCCGGAGGATGACAGTAAGTCTCAGGGCCCAGGCAGGTAACTGCCCTGCCCGCGAGGGAGGACGTGGGGCGCCCCCACCTGCCTGTCTTCCCGGCTGGCCGTGGTAGTGGCATTCCTGCTGTGTTTGGTCTccagtgggggggcggggggggtgtaAAATGCCTCTAGAttcagaaaccttttttttttttttcagtcaaaaaATAGGGTAGACTTGAAGGTCACCTCAGAAAGGGGGCCTTTTGTGGATGCAGGAGCTGAACCCCTGGGTTGGACAAGCCTCTGCCTGGGCTGCTGTCTTCTGGGGGAGGCCCCTGGTCACTGACGGCTGCGCTTCTGCCACAGGTGGAGACAGATTACTGTCTGCTGCTGGCTCTGCCCTGTGGCCGTGACCAAGAGGATGTCGTGAGCCAAACTGAGTCCCTCAAGGCGGCCTTCATCACCTATCTGCAGGCCAAGCAGGCGGCAGGGATCATCAACGTTCCCAACCCCGGCTCCAATCAGGTCAGCCTGGTGTCCTCGCTCGGGGCACACATGTGTGGGGCCGATCTAAGCTGGTGGCTTGGTTACCAGTGCCGACCAGAATAGTCCGGAGGCGGGCACAGGGCAATCTGGATAGAGGCAACAGGCAAGCAGAGTGTAGACGAGGGGCCGTCCTTGCCCCTCCTGGAGACAACCCAAGAACAGCTGAGACGGCGGAGGTTCTTAGCCTAGTGCTGTGGAAGAGGTTCCCAGGAGGATAGTTCGTGTTAGTTTTTCTGACACCTTGTAGGTTTCATCTGCTGGACAAAGTCACGGAGAGGTTAGTTCCCCGGGAAACAGGATTCCCCCCAGCTCTGTGTTGGGCCCCATCAGGGCCCCCAGTCGGGAGTGGTTGGAAGAGCGGTAGTGGGGTGACCGATGCGGAGGCGGGGGATCccacttttctcccttctcttgtCCTCTCCTCCAGCCCGCCTATGTGCTACAGATCTTCCCGCCCTGTGAGTTCTCGGAGAGCCACCTGTCCCGTCTCGCCCCTGACCTCCTCGCCAGCATCTCCAATATCTCTCCCCACCTCATGATTGTCATTGCCTCTGTGTGAGCCACTGAACAGCCACCGCTCGGTGTATTTCCCCGAGGCTCTGCAGCAAAAAAGTAAACACAGGACAACCCAGTCAAGTGGAGGAAGAAGCTGCCGCAGGGGACGTACTCCACTGCCAGATGCCAGCCTCGCCCTCGAGCCCGCCCACCCGGCTCAGTCGGACAGACCCCTCTGGGCAGTGGTGCTGCTACTTGTATGTTTACATGACATTTAGCCCAAGGACAGACCACCAACCGATGGACTCTGCAGGCACCTTGGGGCTGggtttccctcctcctcttggaGAAAAGGAACTGGGCAGTGgaattaattttttgttgtttttgtttttaagaaacaaaacagaactgccTTTGCACTAAATTAGTGACTTGgacttttgcacagtgaagacgGGCTGTGACACTCTGGATGTCTGGGTGTACCTGAACACGCATCGAGGACTCTAACGCAGGACTTCAGGCTTCTGCTGAAACGCCGGGGTCAAGGAACATTTCAGTGGGTTGTTCGGTCCCCACCCCGCCCTTCCCCTTGCTCATTTGGATGTGTCACCTTTCTTAATTCTCCTGCTGCCACCATCTGTGATTCACCCGGATGTACAGTTTACAATCAAAGAGCAAACAGaaggattttctttcttggtgGGATATGCAGAACTtgggatgtgtgtatatataaatatataatatatataaatatatataatactgacttaaaaaaaatcaaattcccctgacatacattttttttaatctgtgccaaaaatgtgttttcagagaaaatcttattttcataCTCAGACTTTGTATTGTCACTCATTTGTATAAGTGCGCTTCGTTACAGCACGGGCCCGGCCCCCGCGATTTGAagtgtcacacacacaaaaagactgTACAAAAAAGACTGGCTTCCCCTCTTCCTGTTACCTTGACCTCTCCCCCCAACTTCCTAACACTTATTAATTTATGAAACTGGTTTTCTCAGcgcagttttgttttgtgtgtccATTGGATtacaaactttattaaaaaatacaaaacacgtCCAGTGTGAATGTGATTGTCACTTGGGTGGGAGGACCGAGGGTCCTTTGCTTATGGGAACACCTAGCCCTCATCCcacttgtttccttccccaagtcTACATGGGACCTGTCTCTTTTCTGCCACTTAATCCTCCCCAAGCATCGTTTTGTTTTATACAAAAGAGATTTCTGTCACAGACCGAACTTGTTCTTGGGTAACGCAAAAGGCACTTCAAAGCTGGATACAGGAAAAACAAACTAtgccccgctcccccccccccccccgcccatgcaAACTCAGAAACCCCTCGAGCAAACTTTGGTGTCTGTCTCTCGTCTCTTCCTTCTCCAGGTCTGGAGCAGGCTGGCCCCGAGGCGGCACAGCCCGAAAGGAGGATGGGGCAACAGGACCACGGGGACCACGGACTCGGGGTCTCACATGGGACAGTCACGGGGCTCGTAACGGGCCTGTGCTTTTGCTGAGGGGGTGGTGCCGTCTCTGAGGGAGGGATCACGGCTGCCGGGAGCGAACTGTAGACACGGGGCAGAGACGGCATCACGTCTCCCGCCGACGGTGGTGCTCGCggtgcccccacccccgacaAAGCCCCCGGCCCACGCGTCTCCGGGCACAGAGCCTGGTCGTAGACTCCCGCCGATGCACGGCAAACAGATGTTCCCCAAAGATGGCACTTAGCTCGGCCTTGATCCTGTGAGCAGAGGGCGGGGCGCGCCTGCTTCCCCAAGCCCAATGAACTGTGGCTGGTGGGCCTGGCTCTCTGCCTACCTTGCTGCTCTGGCTGAGTGGGCTTCTGAGCAGGGCTCTGTGGGTTGCCTGGATCCTGGTTAAGCCAACCCAGCGGGGCAGAGGGGGAGCGGGCTCACAGCTGTGCTccgtggcgggggcggggagctCGGGTCCCGAAGCCGAACAGGTGAGAAGCCCGAGGAGGAAACCGGCCGAGGGGACGGGGGTGCGTGGAGCCACCGTCTCTCTGGCCCCAGACGTGCCGCCCACACCCCAACTGAGGACAAGGAAGCCAGCTTTTCTCTCGACCGGTCCGGAGGCACCGGCCCCTTCTGCACGAGGGACAGCCTGGCTTGGCCAAGAAGCTCCCCGGGTGGAGCATCGGCCCGGCTCTGACAGCCCCGGCCCCCAACCCCACAGGGAGCTATAGGCAGCGttagaaaataatccaatttattCTCTAGGGAACGGGGCCACCCCTCTCAGATCTAGGGTGCCGTCCATCCTTAAATAAACAGTCAGAGGAGAGACGCCTGCTCACTCAGCAGGCGGTGGACATtcaggggcggtggggggcgtCTCCGCCAGAGCAGGCTGGCCGTCGGCCCCGTCCCGAGGGCGGAAGACCAGCTCCCCGGCCTGCAGCACCTGCCCGGCCGGCCACGTGCCGCCCGGCCCGTACTGCTGGTAGAAGTCCGCGTCCGTCTGGAACATGACCAGCGCCTGGGCCGTGTGGATCCGCACGTGCTGGGCGAGGCTGTTAGCGTCCAGGAACTTGTCCCCACAGGAGTCGCAGGCATAGAGGATGTGGGTGTTGGGGTCTGTGGGAGGCGGAGGGCTGCGGTCAGGATGGGGGGAACCCTCGGGGGTTCACAGGTGTTCACGCCCCGGGCGGCCCCCTCACCTTCCTCCTGGACTTGCTTCACAGCTTTGCTGATCTCGGCCTTAAGGACTTCCGTCTCGTCGGCGGTCACCGCGGCCCCCACTGGCACCACTGTGGGCAAAGTCCAAGGGGCCTAAGGCCAAAGGCACCTGCCCGTCGCCACCACCCCAGAGGCCAGCTGCCCGCGACCAGCCCCTGCTGCCCGCGGCCCGCACCTGTGAGCTGAGTGACAGCGGTTGCCGCCAGCGCTTCGGTGGCCAGCGTGACCATGTCATCCACGGTGACCACGCTGACCTCCCCGCCCTCCTCTGGCTCCAGGATTTTGATGCCCGCCTTGCCCTGGTGCACGGTCTTCACGTGGGAGCGCAGGTTGTCCACGCGGTTGAAGCCACGACCGCACTTGTCACACAGGTAGGGCTTCTCTCCTGAGGGGGGAGGCAAGGTTCTCGCCTGCCgttgggaggggggggcgggggggggggaggacctCAGTGGCCTCCAGCTGCCCCAGAGCCCTGTCTTTTCCAGTAGTGAGTGCTCTGGGGCAGCCACCAGGGCTGCACAGAAGCGTCCAGTGGCCACTGCACCTTCTAGAAACTCTAAATGGGGTCCTCCTTTGAACTGAACCTCCTTCAAGGCCACCTGCAGCAAGGGCCAGTGCCCAAGGCTGGGATCTGGAGGGCCCTCCcttcccaccgcccccacccccccacccccccccccccagggacaGACAGGCAAGTGGGCACGGGCTCACCAGTGTGGATGATGATGTGCTTGGACAGGTCCCCCACGTTCACGAAGGCCTTGCTGCACACACTGCACTTGTGAGGGCGGATGTTGTCATGGTGGCGGATGTGATTGGCCAACTGGCTGGACTGGACGAACCTGCAGGGCCGCAGAGGGAGGCGGCTTGCACCGAGCTGCACAAGCCAGGGCCCAGGATGGCGGGGGAGCCGGGGGGAGCCGGGGGGAGCCGGGCAGGCGTCTCCGGCGTGGCTGCGAGACCGGAGCCGAGCCCCGGGGCCTACGCCCGGGGCCGGGCAGCCGTCCACCCAGTTCCCAACTGAGCTCTAGGTTCGCTTCCTGACCCCCTTCACCGTGCAGGGCGCCGGGCATGGGAGGGACGGGCGGGGCAGGACCTCTTGCCGCAGCGCTCGCAGACGTAGGGCTTCTCGCCGGTGTGCTGGCGCACGTGCGCGATGAGGGAGCTGGCCTGGGTGAAGGCCTTGCCGCACATCACGCACTGGCACGGCTTCTCGCCTGGGGACAGGGGGAGGCGACGGGAGAAGGTGTCGGCGCCCGCTCCTCCCCGAGCGCCTTCCCCAGCCTCCGGGCGCCCGCcacccggcccggcccggccacCTGTGTGGATGCGGACGTGCCGCTGCAGAGCGCCGGGGTCCGCGAACTGCCGCTGGCAGTGGATGCACACGTAGGGCTTCTCCCCGCTGTGGATCCGAAGGTGCCGCTTGAGGTTCCCTGCGGCGGGATGCAGGAGGGCCCGCGTGAGcgccggcggggaggggggcaaggaGCGGAGGGGCGTGACGCGAGGGCAGCCGGGGCAGCCCCGGCCCTACCTGAGGTGGTGAACTGCTTCCCACACTCTCGGCACTTGAGGGGCCCGTCCGCGATGTGGATCTTCAGGTGGGCCTTCAGATTCCCCACCTGCACCCAGGCAGGGGTCAGAGGGGGCCCCCCGCGCAACCGGCCTCGGCCACCCCTCCCGCTGGCGAACAAGGGATTCTCGGCCCTCTCCCGGGCCCTTGGACCACTCCGTCCTTCCTCGAGGCCCGTGGCATGTTCCAGGTCCCGGAGGCAAAAAGGgaacaccacccccacccctgccccgggtCTCTGGGGCCCGAGCCACCACCTCCCGCCCCAGATTCCCCGGCAGAGCCGTCAGAGCTTCGCCGGGGCGGGGCCCCGTCTGCTTCGGTCCCGGGCGCGGCCGGCCCTCCTTGCCGCTCCGTCGGCACGTACCTGGTTGAACTTCTTGTCACAGTGCGGGCACTTGTGCTCCTTGTCGGTGTCGTGGGTCTCCAGGTGGCGCATCTTGGAGGTGGGGTCGGAGAAGGAGCGGCCGCAGTAGTCGCACTGGTAGGGCTTCTCGCCGCTGTGCACCAGCTGGTGGCGCTTCAGGTTGCCCGACGTGGTGAACAGCTTGCCGCAGTCCCCGCAGCGGTAGCGCGCCTCGCCCGAGTGCCGCTTCTTGTGCAGGTTCAGCAGGCTGATGAGCCGGTAGCTCTTGCCGCACTCCTCGCAGCCGTACGGCTTCAGCGGGCTGGTGGTCACAGGGCGACAGGGAGAGGGGACGGTCGCTGGGCTCCCAGAGGCCGGggccctgcgggggggggggggggggggggggtgcggccgGGGCGGCGTACCTGTGCGTCTTCTCGTGGGCCTTGCAGGCGGCCGGGTCCGAGAAGGCCTTGCTGCACTCCCGGCACGAGAagggcttctcgcccgtgtggATGCGGATGTGCCGCTTGAAGTTGCCCGTGTGCGTGAACTCCTTCCCGCAGTCCTGCGGGGCGCAGCGGGGGGCGGGCATCAGGGACTGCGGGGCCGCGAGGGTtgcggggggaggcggggggggggggggagcgaggGGAGGGCCGCACCTCGCACTTGTGGATGACCGAGCCGTAGGCCTTGGACTCGGTGCGGTCGCCGTAGGTGCCCGAGCGCGGGCCCCGGGCCTCGGTGCCCAGCTCCTGGCCCGAGTCCGTGCTGGCAGACTCCTCGCTCTCCTCGGGGGGCTCCCCCTTCTCCAGCGGCGGCCCCTCTTCCTTGACCTCGGCGGCCGCTGCGCCTTCATCCTCTTGCTCTTCTCCTTTCCTGGCCGGCTCCACCTCCATTTCTGCTGGAGAAGGGTGGGCACTGAGGCGCTCGGGAGGGCCGGAAGGGGCCTCAGAGCCAGCGAAGGACGAGGGCTCGTCTCCGCAGCCCTCCCTGTGTGCGCGAGTCCCCTGCAGGGGCCAGCTCGGCGTGGCCACCACAGACAAGCGGCCCTGGTGCCGGccggggagagggcagaggacaCGGCGGAGCAGGCCGCTCGCTGCTGGGACGTGGGACTGGGCCTCCACCCCCGGGGAAGCCGGACTGGCGGCACAGTGGGTGCGGGGGGCGGCCGGGACGCAGCAGCCACACTGAGGCTGCGTCAGCAACACGTCCGCGCCGAGAGAAGCCCAGCCGGGGTGCACAACCGAGACAGCGGTCAGGAGTTGACAATGGCAAGACGGCCTCGGCCGAAGCTAAAGCCTGAGTCGGAGCAGGATCagcttgggggctggggggtgggggaaggagcccTGGGGGACGCGTGAGCGACGGCCGCCCGGCCGGGCTGGTGGCAGGGCACCTTGCTCCGAGCTCTCCGACAAGGC
The window above is part of the Prionailurus bengalensis isolate Pbe53 chromosome C1, Fcat_Pben_1.1_paternal_pri, whole genome shotgun sequence genome. Proteins encoded here:
- the ZBTB17 gene encoding zinc finger and BTB domain-containing protein 17 isoform X4; protein product: MYTAKLSLSPENVDDVLAVASFLQMQDIVTACHALKSLAEPAGSPGETTVASATEGGDKRAKEEKAAAAVLSELDPAGSGPPTGPDREPKEERGGQAESTASGAEQTEKADAPREPPSVEPKPDPTSSMAAAEAEAALSESSEQEMEVEPARKGEEQEDEGAAAAEVKEEGPPLEKGEPPEESEESASTDSGQELGTEARGPRSGTYGDRTESKAYGSVIHKCEDCGKEFTHTGNFKRHIRIHTGEKPFSCRECSKAFSDPAACKAHEKTHSPLKPYGCEECGKSYRLISLLNLHKKRHSGEARYRCGDCGKLFTTSGNLKRHQLVHSGEKPYQCDYCGRSFSDPTSKMRHLETHDTDKEHKCPHCDKKFNQVGNLKAHLKIHIADGPLKCRECGKQFTTSGNLKRHLRIHSGEKPYVCIHCQRQFADPGALQRHVRIHTGEKPCQCVMCGKAFTQASSLIAHVRQHTGEKPYVCERCGKRSCPARPSHARRPARFVQSSQLANHIRHHDNIRPHKCSVCSKAFVNVGDLSKHIIIHTGEKPYLCDKCGRGFNRVDNLRSHVKTVHQGKAGIKILEPEEGGEVSVVTVDDMVTLATEALAATAVTQLTVVPVGAAVTADETEVLKAEISKAVKQVQEEDPNTHILYACDSCGDKFLDANSLAQHVRIHTAQALVMFQTDADFYQQYGPGGTWPAGQVLQAGELVFRPRDGADGQPALAETPPTAPECPPPAE
- the ZBTB17 gene encoding zinc finger and BTB domain-containing protein 17 isoform X3; the encoded protein is MDFPQHSQHVLEQLNQQRQLGLLCDCTFVVDGVDFKAHKAVLAACSEYFKMLFVDQKDVVHLDISNAAGLGQVLEFMYTAKLSLSPENVDDVLAVASFLQMQDIVTACHALKSLAEPAGSPGETTVASATEGGDKRAKEEKAAAAVLSELDPAGSGPPTGPDREPKEERGGQAESTASGAEQTEKADAPREPPSVEPKPDPTSSMAAAEAEAALSESSEQEMEVEPARKGEEQEDEGAAAAEVKEEGPPLEKGEPPEESEESASTDSGQELGTEARGPRSGTYGDRTESKAYGSVIHKCEDCGKEFTHTGNFKRHIRIHTGEKPFSCRECSKAFSDPAACKAHEKTHSPLKPYGCEECGKSYRLISLLNLHKKRHSGEARYRCGDCGKLFTTSGNLKRHQLVHSGEKPYQCDYCGRSFSDPTSKMRHLETHDTDKEHKCPHCDKKFNQVGNLKAHLKIHIADGPLKCRECGKQFTTSGNLKRHLRIHSGEKPYVCIHCQRQFADPGALQRHVRIHTGEKPCQCVMCGKAFTQASSLIAHVRQHTGEKPYVCERCGKRSCPARPSHARRPARFVQSSQLANHIRHHDNIRPHKCSVCSKAFVNVGDLSKHIIIHTGEKPYLCDKCGRGFNRVDNLRSHVKTVHQGKAGIKILEPEEGGEVSVVTVDDMVTLATEALAATAVTQLTVVPVGAAVTADETEVLKAEISKAVKQVQEEDPNTHILYACDSCGDKFLDANSLAQHVRIHTAQALVMFQTDADFYQQYGPGGTWPAGQVLQAGELVFRPRDGADGQPALAETPPTAPECPPPAE
- the ZBTB17 gene encoding zinc finger and BTB domain-containing protein 17 isoform X1; protein product: MPGDETSVTCAWQNGKTMDFPQHSQHVLEQLNQQRQLGLLCDCTFVVDGVDFKAHKAVLAACSEYFKMLFVDQKDVVHLDISNAAGLGQVLEFMYTAKLSLSPENVDDVLAVASFLQMQDIVTACHALKSLAEPAGSPGETTVASATEGGDKRAKEEKAAAAVLSELDPAGSGPPTGPDREPKEERGGQAESTASGAEQTEKADAPREPPSVEPKPDPTSSMAAAEAEAALSESSEQEMEVEPARKGEEQEDEGAAAAEVKEEGPPLEKGEPPEESEESASTDSGQELGTEARGPRSGTYGDRTESKAYGSVIHKCEDCGKEFTHTGNFKRHIRIHTGEKPFSCRECSKAFSDPAACKAHEKTHSPLKPYGCEECGKSYRLISLLNLHKKRHSGEARYRCGDCGKLFTTSGNLKRHQLVHSGEKPYQCDYCGRSFSDPTSKMRHLETHDTDKEHKCPHCDKKFNQVGNLKAHLKIHIADGPLKCRECGKQFTTSGNLKRHLRIHSGEKPYVCIHCQRQFADPGALQRHVRIHTGEKPCQCVMCGKAFTQASSLIAHVRQHTGEKPYVCERCGKRSCPARPSHARRPARFVQSSQLANHIRHHDNIRPHKCSVCSKAFVNVGDLSKHIIIHTGEKPYLCDKCGRGFNRVDNLRSHVKTVHQGKAGIKILEPEEGGEVSVVTVDDMVTLATEALAATAVTQLTVVPVGAAVTADETEVLKAEISKAVKQVQEEDPNTHILYACDSCGDKFLDANSLAQHVRIHTAQALVMFQTDADFYQQYGPGGTWPAGQVLQAGELVFRPRDGADGQPALAETPPTAPECPPPAE
- the ZBTB17 gene encoding zinc finger and BTB domain-containing protein 17 isoform X2 translates to MPGDETSVTCAWQNGKTMDFPQHSQHVLEQLNQQRQLGLLCDCTFVVDGVDFKAHKAVLAACSEYFKMLFVDQKDVVHLDISNAAGLGQVLEFMYTAKLSLSPENVDDVLAVASFLQMQDIVTACHALKSLAEPAGSPGETTVASATEGGDKRAKEEKAAAAVLSELDPAGSGPPTGPDREPKEERGGQAESTASGAEQTEKADAPREPPSVEPKPDPTSSMAAAEAEAALSESSEQEMEVEPARKGEEQEDEGAAAAEVKEEGPPLEKGEPPEESEESASTDSGQELGTEARGPRSGTYGDRTESKAYGSVIHKCEDCGKEFTHTGNFKRHIRIHTGEKPFSCRECSKAFSDPAACKAHEKTHSPLKPYGCEECGKSYRLISLLNLHKKRHSGEARYRCGDCGKLFTTSGNLKRHQLVHSGEKPYQCDYCGRSFSDPTSKMRHLETHDTDKEHKCPHCDKKFNQVGNLKAHLKIHIADGPLKCRECGKQFTTSGNLKRHLRIHSGEKPYVCIHCQRQFADPGALQRHVRIHTGEKPCQCVMCGKAFTQASSLIAHVRQHTGEKPYVCERCGKRFVQSSQLANHIRHHDNIRPHKCSVCSKAFVNVGDLSKHIIIHTGEKPYLCDKCGRGFNRVDNLRSHVKTVHQGKAGIKILEPEEGGEVSVVTVDDMVTLATEALAATAVTQLTVVPVGAAVTADETEVLKAEISKAVKQVQEEDPNTHILYACDSCGDKFLDANSLAQHVRIHTAQALVMFQTDADFYQQYGPGGTWPAGQVLQAGELVFRPRDGADGQPALAETPPTAPECPPPAE